In Oenanthe melanoleuca isolate GR-GAL-2019-014 chromosome 17, OMel1.0, whole genome shotgun sequence, one genomic interval encodes:
- the CLIC3 gene encoding chloride intracellular channel protein 3 isoform X2 translates to MVLLLKGVPFTLTTVDMKRALDVLKDFAPGAQLPVLLYNGEPKTDTITIEEFLEDQLGPPMCPSLVPQYPESSLAGNDIFHKFSAFIKNPVPAQDEALQRSLLRALLKLDEYLSTPLEHELAQDPQLRASQRRFLDGDHLTLADCNLLPKLNIVQVVCQHYRRFGIPKDMWGVWRYLNSASETKEFKYTCPNSQEIIQAYRSVVRAPQ, encoded by the exons ATGGTGCTGCTGCTTAAAGGTGTGCCTTTCACCCTCACCACTGTGGATATGAAGAG GGCGCTGGACGTGCTGAAGGACTTTGCACCAGGTGCTCAGCTGCCTGTCCTCCTCTACAATGGCGAGCCTAAGACCGACACTATCACCATTGAGGAGTTCCTGGAGGACCAGCTGGGCCCCCCCAT gtgccccAGTCTGGTCCCACAGTACCCAGAGTCAAGCCTGGCTGGGAACGACATTTTCCACAAGTTCTCTGCCTTCATCAAGAACCCAGTACCTGCCCaggatgagg cactgcagcgGAGCCTGCTGCGGGCCTTGCTGAAGCTGGATGAATACTTGAGCACCCCTCTGGAGCACGAGCTGGcccaggacccccagctccGGGCGTCTCAGCGCCGCTTCCTTGACGGAGACCACCTCACATTGGCCGACTGCAACCTGCTGCCCAAGCTCAACATTGTTCAG GTCGTGTGCCAGCACTACCGCCGCTTTGGGATCCCCAAGGACATGTGGGGCGTGTGGCGGTACCTCAACAGTGCCAGTGAAACCAAGGAGTTCAAATACACCTGCCCCAATAGCCAGGAGATTATACAAGCCTATCGTTCCGTGGTCCGGGCACCGCAGTGA
- the CLIC3 gene encoding chloride intracellular channel protein 3 isoform X1, giving the protein MAEKPQIQLFIKASEDGESVGHCPFCQRLFMVLLLKGVPFTLTTVDMKRALDVLKDFAPGAQLPVLLYNGEPKTDTITIEEFLEDQLGPPMCPSLVPQYPESSLAGNDIFHKFSAFIKNPVPAQDEALQRSLLRALLKLDEYLSTPLEHELAQDPQLRASQRRFLDGDHLTLADCNLLPKLNIVQVVCQHYRRFGIPKDMWGVWRYLNSASETKEFKYTCPNSQEIIQAYRSVVRAPQ; this is encoded by the exons ATggctgaaaaaccccaaatacagCTTTTCATCAAG gCAAGCGAGGATGGGGAGAGCGTGGGGCACTGCCCCTTCTGCCAGCGGCTCTTCATGGTGCTGCTGCTTAAAGGTGTGCCTTTCACCCTCACCACTGTGGATATGAAGAG GGCGCTGGACGTGCTGAAGGACTTTGCACCAGGTGCTCAGCTGCCTGTCCTCCTCTACAATGGCGAGCCTAAGACCGACACTATCACCATTGAGGAGTTCCTGGAGGACCAGCTGGGCCCCCCCAT gtgccccAGTCTGGTCCCACAGTACCCAGAGTCAAGCCTGGCTGGGAACGACATTTTCCACAAGTTCTCTGCCTTCATCAAGAACCCAGTACCTGCCCaggatgagg cactgcagcgGAGCCTGCTGCGGGCCTTGCTGAAGCTGGATGAATACTTGAGCACCCCTCTGGAGCACGAGCTGGcccaggacccccagctccGGGCGTCTCAGCGCCGCTTCCTTGACGGAGACCACCTCACATTGGCCGACTGCAACCTGCTGCCCAAGCTCAACATTGTTCAG GTCGTGTGCCAGCACTACCGCCGCTTTGGGATCCCCAAGGACATGTGGGGCGTGTGGCGGTACCTCAACAGTGCCAGTGAAACCAAGGAGTTCAAATACACCTGCCCCAATAGCCAGGAGATTATACAAGCCTATCGTTCCGTGGTCCGGGCACCGCAGTGA